One window from the genome of Sphaerotilus microaerophilus encodes:
- the fliM gene encoding flagellar motor switch protein FliM, with amino-acid sequence MNQQILSQDEVDALLQGITGESQKLEEVDAPKSGIRDYDLASQERIVRGRMPTLEIINERFSRNIRVGLFNFIRKTPEVSVGGIKVQKYSAFLREIVVPTNFNIVSVRPLRGSGLIVCDPTLVFAVIDALFGGSGKFHTRIEGRDFSPTEQRVILRVVEVITSEYKKAWQGIYPLELDYQRSEMQPQFANIAAPGEVVVTSSFTLEIGDTSGTIHFCVPYATLEPIRDVLYSSTHGDSAEPDRRWVKLLTHQIQAAQVQLVAELAKAPATVEQLLALKAGDFIELDLNKLIEAKVDGVPVLEAHYGTSNGRYALKVERLLTNQNMTWIGEQNHGG; translated from the coding sequence ATGAATCAGCAGATCCTGTCCCAGGACGAAGTGGATGCGCTGCTGCAGGGCATCACCGGTGAGAGTCAGAAGCTCGAAGAGGTTGATGCGCCCAAGAGCGGCATCCGCGACTACGACCTGGCGAGCCAGGAACGCATCGTGCGCGGGCGCATGCCCACGCTGGAGATCATCAACGAGCGCTTCTCGCGCAACATCCGCGTCGGGCTGTTCAACTTCATCCGCAAGACGCCCGAGGTGAGCGTGGGCGGCATCAAGGTGCAGAAGTACAGCGCCTTCCTGCGCGAGATCGTCGTGCCGACGAACTTCAACATCGTCTCGGTGCGCCCGCTGCGGGGCTCGGGGCTGATCGTGTGTGACCCGACGCTGGTGTTCGCGGTGATCGATGCCCTGTTTGGCGGCAGTGGCAAGTTCCACACGCGCATCGAGGGGCGGGACTTCTCGCCCACCGAGCAGCGGGTGATCCTGCGCGTGGTCGAGGTGATCACCTCGGAGTACAAGAAGGCGTGGCAGGGCATCTACCCGCTGGAGCTGGACTACCAGCGCTCGGAGATGCAGCCGCAGTTTGCCAACATCGCCGCCCCCGGAGAGGTGGTGGTGACCAGCAGCTTCACGCTGGAGATCGGCGACACCTCCGGGACGATCCACTTCTGCGTGCCCTATGCGACGCTGGAGCCGATCCGCGACGTGCTGTATTCCAGCACCCATGGCGATTCGGCCGAGCCGGACCGCCGCTGGGTCAAGCTGCTGACGCACCAGATCCAGGCTGCGCAGGTGCAGCTGGTGGCCGAGCTGGCCAAGGCGCCGGCCACGGTCGAGCAGTTGCTGGCGCTGAAGGCGGGCGACTTCATCGAGCTGGACCTGAACAAGCTCATCGAGGCCAAGGTGGACGGCGTACCGGTGCTGGAAGCCCACTACGGCACGTCCAACGGCCGCTACGCGCTGAAGGTGGAGCGCTTGCTCACCAACCAGAACATGACCTGGATAGGAGAACAGAACCATGGCGGCTGA
- the fliN gene encoding flagellar motor switch protein FliN: MAADNNALDAEQDAMAAEWAAALEEQAHQVGGAGGPGGSEVMPTGAFDQVQMAPAAFANFSGGGGGVQAPTAGNDINLILDIPVQLTVELGRTRIPIKNILQLAQGSVVELDALAGEPMDVLVNGYLIAQGEVVVVNDKFGIRLTDIVTPSERMRRLSRGG, from the coding sequence ATGGCGGCTGACAACAACGCGCTGGATGCCGAACAGGACGCGATGGCGGCCGAATGGGCTGCGGCGCTTGAAGAGCAGGCCCACCAGGTAGGTGGGGCAGGCGGGCCCGGCGGTTCGGAAGTGATGCCCACGGGGGCGTTCGACCAGGTGCAAATGGCGCCCGCGGCGTTCGCGAACTTCAGCGGCGGCGGCGGCGGGGTCCAGGCACCCACGGCCGGCAATGACATCAACCTGATCCTCGACATCCCGGTGCAGCTCACCGTGGAGCTGGGACGCACGCGCATCCCGATCAAGAACATCCTGCAGCTGGCGCAGGGCTCGGTGGTGGAACTCGATGCCCTGGCGGGCGAGCCCATGGACGTGCTGGTCAACGGCTACCTGATTGCCCAGGGCGAGGTCGTGGTGGTGAACGACAAGTTCGGCATCCGGCTCACCGACATCGTTACCCCCAGCGAACGCATGCGGCGCCTGTCGCGTGGCGGTTGA
- a CDS encoding FliO/MopB family protein: MNTASWMPLLWFGVVLALIPAALWLLKRSGLTPAGLRGAAAGPRLTGSLALGPQQRVVTVEVGEGDERRWLVLGVTAQQITTLHTLTVPPVLTALPASQGPAPGDASARAPQGFSKMLAKALSASRNAEPPRSKPVRAAAAPRAAAAVPTDARRPRIDPPGADHAT; the protein is encoded by the coding sequence ATGAACACAGCGTCCTGGATGCCGCTGCTGTGGTTCGGCGTCGTGCTGGCGCTGATTCCCGCCGCGCTCTGGCTGCTCAAGCGCTCGGGCCTGACGCCCGCCGGGCTGCGCGGTGCTGCGGCCGGGCCGCGCCTGACGGGCAGCCTGGCGCTCGGCCCGCAGCAGCGGGTGGTGACGGTGGAGGTCGGTGAAGGCGACGAGCGGCGCTGGCTGGTGCTGGGCGTGACGGCGCAGCAGATCACGACGCTGCACACGCTGACCGTGCCGCCGGTGCTAACGGCGCTGCCCGCATCGCAGGGGCCTGCACCCGGAGACGCCTCGGCGAGGGCGCCGCAGGGCTTCTCGAAGATGCTGGCCAAGGCGTTGAGCGCGTCGCGCAACGCGGAGCCGCCTCGCAGCAAACCGGTCCGTGCCGCCGCTGCCCCACGGGCTGCCGCCGCGGTGCCGACCGATGCACGCCGGCCGCGCATCGACCCTCCCGGAGCAGACCATGCGACCTGA
- the fliP gene encoding flagellar type III secretion system pore protein FliP (The bacterial flagellar biogenesis protein FliP forms a type III secretion system (T3SS)-type pore required for flagellar assembly.), producing MRPELKLAVPSDRAAGHRWGRALCVLSVLSALPGWALAQAAAQAAQAAQAAPAALPLLVGQGAGGTSYSVPVQTLLFFTALSFLPAVLLMMTGFTRIVIVLGLLRQALGTQAAPPNQVIVGLSLFLTLFVMGPTLDKVYNDAYKPFAANQIGFEEAVARGEVPMRQFMLKQTRQSDLALFTRLAKLDPAVKSEQAPLRVLVPAFVTSELKSAFQIGFLIFIPFLVIDMVVASVLMSLGMMMLSPVLVALPFKLMLFVLADGWNLLLGSLAASFAV from the coding sequence ATGCGACCTGAACTGAAGCTCGCCGTGCCCAGCGACCGTGCAGCCGGCCACCGCTGGGGGCGTGCGCTCTGCGTCCTGTCGGTGTTGTCGGCGCTGCCTGGATGGGCTTTAGCCCAGGCCGCAGCCCAAGCGGCTCAGGCGGCTCAGGCGGCGCCCGCCGCCCTGCCGCTCCTGGTGGGGCAGGGCGCTGGCGGTACGAGCTACTCGGTGCCGGTGCAGACGCTGCTGTTTTTCACCGCCCTGTCCTTCCTGCCCGCGGTGCTGCTGATGATGACGGGCTTCACCCGCATCGTCATCGTGCTGGGCTTGCTGCGCCAGGCGCTGGGCACCCAGGCGGCGCCGCCCAACCAGGTCATCGTCGGCCTGTCGCTGTTCCTCACGCTGTTCGTGATGGGGCCGACCCTGGACAAGGTCTACAACGACGCCTACAAGCCCTTTGCGGCCAACCAGATCGGCTTCGAGGAGGCGGTGGCCCGCGGTGAAGTGCCCATGCGGCAGTTCATGCTCAAGCAGACGCGCCAGTCCGACCTCGCCCTGTTCACCAGGCTCGCCAAGCTCGATCCCGCTGTCAAGTCCGAGCAGGCGCCGCTGCGCGTGCTGGTGCCGGCCTTTGTGACCAGCGAGCTGAAATCGGCCTTCCAGATCGGCTTCCTGATCTTCATTCCCTTCCTGGTGATCGACATGGTCGTGGCCAGCGTGCTGATGAGCCTGGGGATGATGATGCTGTCACCGGTGCTGGTGGCGCTGCCCTTCAAGCTGATGCTGTTCGTGCTGGCCGATGGCTGGAACCTGCTGCTGGGGTCGCTGGCGGCGAGCTTCGCCGTCTGA
- the fliQ gene encoding flagellar biosynthesis protein FliQ: MDATQVFTLGQEGLTLLLMVAAPMLLTVLVVGLVVSIFQAATQVHEATLSFVPKMVAAVAVMAMAGPWMLTTLVEYLQRVLQAIPTVVA; the protein is encoded by the coding sequence ATGGATGCCACCCAGGTTTTCACCCTCGGCCAGGAAGGCCTGACCCTGCTGCTCATGGTGGCCGCACCGATGCTGCTGACCGTGCTGGTGGTCGGGCTGGTGGTCAGCATCTTCCAGGCGGCCACGCAGGTGCACGAGGCCACGCTGTCCTTCGTGCCAAAGATGGTCGCTGCCGTCGCGGTGATGGCCATGGCCGGGCCCTGGATGCTCACGACGCTGGTCGAGTACCTGCAACGGGTGCTGCAGGCCATTCCCACCGTCGTGGCCTGA
- the fliR gene encoding flagellar biosynthetic protein FliR translates to MLTFNEVQILQWLTPLLWPFLRTLALFTSAPVLSSRAVPMRIKIGLALLIAVAAQASLPEMPVVPLDSATGLAMVVQQVLIGLTLGFSARVVFAAVEFAGELVGLQMGLNFAGFFDPATGSQGTATSRFFTAIGSLLFVVVNGHLLLSVAVLRSFEVFPVAAEPLAFIATLQPQVWGAEVFRLGLWIALPIVTMLLFVNLVLGVISRVAQQIQIFSVGFSITVSVGLIGTLLTLPMLQAPLVAALERMLALFQ, encoded by the coding sequence GTGCTGACCTTCAACGAGGTGCAGATCCTGCAGTGGCTCACGCCGCTGCTGTGGCCCTTTCTGCGCACCCTGGCGCTGTTCACCTCGGCGCCGGTGCTGTCCTCGCGGGCCGTGCCGATGCGCATCAAGATCGGCCTGGCGCTGCTGATCGCGGTGGCGGCTCAGGCCTCGCTGCCCGAGATGCCGGTGGTCCCCCTGGACAGTGCCACGGGCCTGGCGATGGTCGTGCAGCAGGTGCTGATCGGCCTGACGCTGGGCTTCTCCGCCCGGGTGGTGTTTGCGGCGGTGGAGTTTGCTGGCGAACTGGTCGGCCTTCAGATGGGGTTGAACTTCGCCGGCTTCTTTGATCCCGCCACCGGCAGCCAGGGCACGGCCACCTCGCGCTTCTTCACCGCGATCGGCAGCCTGCTGTTCGTGGTCGTCAACGGGCACCTGCTGCTGAGCGTGGCGGTGCTGCGCAGCTTCGAGGTCTTCCCGGTTGCGGCCGAGCCGCTGGCCTTCATCGCCACGCTGCAGCCGCAGGTCTGGGGCGCGGAGGTGTTCCGCCTCGGGCTGTGGATCGCGCTGCCGATCGTGACGATGCTGCTGTTCGTCAACCTGGTGCTGGGCGTGATCTCCCGGGTGGCGCAGCAGATCCAGATCTTCTCGGTGGGCTTTTCGATCACCGTGTCCGTGGGCCTCATCGGCACCCTGCTGACCCTGCCGATGCTGCAGGCGCCGTTGGTGGCGGCGCTGGAGCGCATGCTCGCGCTGTTTCAGTGA
- a CDS encoding PTS sugar transporter subunit IIA: MVRLLILAHAPLASALLAVAQHAFPECASRVLALDVMPEIGPEATEAAARALLAREPLPDDDAEVLILTDVFGATPANVAQRLSDGVHVRALAGVNVPMLWRAINYCNLPLDEVLSRSMVGAAQGVLAVASTRPQNQAFQVNAHDPHHHHHQQ, translated from the coding sequence ATGGTCCGCCTCCTGATCCTCGCCCACGCCCCCCTGGCCTCCGCGCTGTTGGCCGTGGCGCAGCATGCCTTTCCAGAGTGCGCGAGCCGCGTACTGGCACTGGACGTCATGCCTGAAATCGGGCCGGAGGCGACTGAAGCGGCCGCCCGCGCGCTGCTGGCCCGCGAGCCGTTGCCCGATGACGACGCCGAGGTGCTCATCCTGACCGACGTGTTCGGAGCGACGCCGGCCAATGTGGCGCAGCGCCTGAGCGATGGCGTGCACGTGCGGGCATTGGCGGGCGTGAATGTCCCGATGCTGTGGCGCGCCATCAATTACTGCAACCTGCCGCTGGACGAGGTGCTCTCCCGTTCGATGGTGGGTGCCGCCCAGGGGGTGTTGGCCGTGGCCTCCACCCGGCCCCAGAACCAGGCCTTTCAAGTCAACGCCCATGATCCGCACCACCATCACCATCAGCAATAA
- a CDS encoding HPr family phosphocarrier protein encodes MIRTTITISNKLGLHARASAKFTKLAASFPCDVFLSRNARRVNAKSIMGVMMLAAGLGSEIEIETNGDREQEAMDALRTLINDKFGEGE; translated from the coding sequence ATGATCCGCACCACCATCACCATCAGCAATAAGCTGGGACTGCACGCCCGGGCGTCGGCCAAGTTCACCAAGCTGGCGGCGTCCTTCCCCTGTGATGTCTTCCTGTCACGCAACGCCCGGCGGGTGAACGCCAAGAGCATCATGGGTGTGATGATGCTGGCCGCCGGGCTGGGCAGCGAGATCGAGATCGAAACCAACGGCGATCGGGAGCAGGAGGCGATGGACGCGCTGCGGACCTTGATCAACGACAAGTTCGGCGAAGGCGAGTGA
- the ptsP gene encoding phosphoenolpyruvate--protein phosphotransferase gives MSLQVFGLPVSRGVAIGRAVLVASSRVDVAHYFISPSEIHAELRRLRRARDLVDADLEALKRDVPGDAPTELVALLDVHLMLLRDDALADATRQWIVERHYNAEWALSAQLEVLGRQFDEMEDEYLRERKADIEQVVERLLRALDAHQGRRAPALPVEARDFAGEDPLVLVANDISPADMLQFKGSVFTGFVTDVGGRNSHTAIVARSLDIPAVVGAREASRLVQQDDWVIIDGDSGLLIVDPSPIVLEEYRFRQRQANLERERLARLRHRPAVTLDGQRVELLANIELPGDCSAALQAGAEGVGLFRSEFLFMNREDGLPDEDEQFEAYRAAVLAMDGLPVTIRTVDIGSDKPLDRMSVNELRHEHMLNPALGLRAIRWSLADPVMFEVQLRAVLRAAAFGPVKLLFPMLSSVREIRATLASLARVRQQLTDEETAFGAVEVGAMIEVPAAAMVLPTFLHHFDFVSLGTNDLIQYTLAIDRADESVAHLYDPWHPAVLGLVAQTIRLAVQAGRGVSVCGEMAGDPDFTEWLLALGLRSFSMHPAQLPSIKQRILRADTNRLRALPDALAQAEEPRQAWLQWSLARDAASLARAA, from the coding sequence ATGAGTCTGCAGGTATTCGGTTTGCCGGTGTCCAGGGGGGTGGCGATCGGCCGCGCGGTGCTGGTGGCGTCCAGTCGGGTCGATGTCGCCCACTATTTCATCAGCCCCTCGGAGATCCATGCCGAACTGCGCCGGCTGCGGCGCGCTCGCGACCTGGTTGATGCCGATCTGGAGGCACTGAAGCGCGATGTTCCGGGGGACGCGCCCACCGAGCTCGTCGCGCTGCTTGACGTGCACCTGATGCTGCTGCGCGACGATGCCCTGGCCGACGCTACGCGCCAGTGGATCGTGGAGCGGCACTACAACGCCGAATGGGCGTTGTCGGCTCAGCTGGAAGTCCTCGGCCGCCAGTTCGACGAGATGGAGGACGAGTACCTGCGCGAGCGCAAGGCCGACATCGAACAGGTCGTCGAGCGCCTGCTGCGCGCCCTGGATGCCCACCAGGGGCGCCGGGCTCCGGCGCTGCCCGTGGAGGCGCGGGACTTTGCGGGCGAGGATCCCCTCGTGCTGGTGGCCAACGACATCTCCCCGGCTGACATGCTTCAGTTCAAGGGCAGCGTCTTCACCGGCTTTGTCACGGACGTGGGCGGGCGCAACTCGCACACCGCCATCGTTGCACGCAGCCTGGACATCCCTGCGGTGGTCGGCGCCCGCGAAGCGAGCCGATTGGTGCAGCAGGATGATTGGGTCATCATCGATGGCGATTCGGGGCTGCTGATCGTCGATCCCTCACCGATCGTGCTGGAGGAGTATCGGTTCCGGCAGCGTCAGGCCAACCTCGAGCGCGAGCGCCTGGCGCGTCTGCGGCACCGCCCCGCGGTCACGCTCGATGGCCAGCGGGTCGAGTTGCTGGCGAACATCGAATTGCCGGGCGATTGTTCGGCGGCCTTGCAAGCCGGGGCTGAAGGAGTGGGCCTGTTCCGCAGCGAGTTCCTGTTCATGAACCGCGAGGACGGCCTGCCGGACGAGGATGAACAGTTCGAGGCCTACCGAGCAGCGGTGCTGGCCATGGATGGCCTGCCGGTGACCATCCGCACCGTGGACATCGGCTCCGACAAACCGCTCGACCGGATGAGCGTCAATGAGTTGCGCCATGAGCACATGCTCAATCCGGCGCTCGGCCTTCGCGCCATTCGTTGGAGCCTGGCCGATCCGGTCATGTTCGAGGTGCAGCTGCGTGCCGTGCTGCGCGCAGCCGCCTTTGGGCCGGTGAAGCTGCTCTTTCCGATGCTGTCCAGCGTGCGCGAGATTCGTGCCACGCTGGCCTCCCTGGCCAGGGTGCGGCAGCAACTGACCGATGAGGAAACCGCCTTCGGCGCCGTCGAGGTGGGGGCGATGATCGAAGTGCCTGCTGCCGCCATGGTGCTGCCGACCTTCCTGCACCACTTCGACTTCGTGTCCCTGGGGACCAACGACCTGATTCAGTACACGCTGGCGATCGATCGCGCGGATGAATCGGTCGCTCATCTCTATGATCCCTGGCATCCTGCCGTGCTCGGCCTGGTAGCGCAGACGATCCGCCTGGCGGTCCAGGCAGGACGCGGGGTCAGTGTCTGCGGGGAGATGGCGGGCGATCCGGACTTCACCGAATGGCTGCTCGCGTTGGGCTTGCGGTCGTTCAGCATGCACCCCGCCCAGTTGCCATCCATCAAGCAGCGCATCCTGCGAGCCGACACCAACCGGCTGCGCGCCCTGCCTGACGCACTGGCTCAGGCAGAAGAACCTCGGCAGGCGTGGCTCCAGTGGTCGTTGGCGCGTGATGCAGCGAGTCTTGCGAGGGCGGCGTGA
- a CDS encoding transposase — protein MQPSTHRRVHGAQLKAQVIAACHAPGASVAAVALAHGLNANLVRKWLIGRGLKLAGAPLRFMPVELATQADAASATVAGASAPASGVEATEVRHFAPFWRGRSQSRQALGDVLREGL, from the coding sequence ATGCAACCCAGTACCCACAGGCGCGTACACGGCGCGCAGTTGAAGGCCCAGGTCATTGCGGCGTGCCACGCACCTGGCGCGTCGGTGGCGGCCGTGGCGCTGGCGCACGGGCTGAACGCCAACCTCGTGCGCAAGTGGCTGATCGGCCGAGGACTGAAGCTCGCGGGTGCCCCGCTGCGGTTCATGCCCGTCGAGCTGGCCACCCAGGCCGACGCCGCGAGCGCGACGGTGGCTGGCGCGTCGGCGCCGGCTTCGGGCGTTGAGGCCACCGAAGTTCGACACTTTGCGCCCTTTTGGCGAGGCCGATCTCAATCCCGACAAGCACTTGGCGACGTTTTGAGAGAAGGTTTGTAG
- a CDS encoding IS1634 family transposase, producing MFIKLTRSGGRSYAQLVESFRDEQGRPRQRTLATLGRTDEIGGQVDSLLQGLLRVKGRPAALASPPQVQFESALALGDVWVLHQLWHELGFDRLHAVFRRARYTTPVEQAIRVMVFNRLCDADSKLGALRWLQTVAMPDVDPRSITHQHLLRSMDALMDHQASVDDCVAQLLRPLIDEQLSVVFYDLTTIRVEGLSQQRDDVRKFGMSKEGVVARQFLLGVVQTADGLPIYHEVFDGNASEGPTLKPTLERVLQRYPHVKRLVVVADRGLLSLDNLQMLSELKLPGDRALEFILAVPGRRHGDFVELLAPLQARAEGSAAEVIDELSWQGHRLVVAHNAQQAADLTQRRRDRITALQVRAQALTGKLDEQDAGQSQRGRKLSDSGAKARFFHEVCEAHLANIIRVDLKSELFTYDIDHVAQARAEAMDGKLLLVSNVHDLSAQQIVARYKSLADIERGFHVLKSEIEIAPVFHRLPERIRAHASICFMALVLHRVMRQRLRLAGSPLSPEAALQQLRRVQRHQVRIDGAEPIAGISTIHQDQADTLDALKIKKPSLDAQMSLL from the coding sequence ATGTTCATCAAGCTCACGCGGTCCGGTGGACGCAGCTACGCCCAGCTGGTCGAGTCCTTCCGCGATGAGCAAGGCCGCCCGCGGCAGCGCACCCTGGCCACCCTGGGCCGCACCGATGAGATCGGCGGCCAGGTCGATTCGCTGCTGCAGGGCCTGCTGCGCGTGAAGGGTCGCCCTGCCGCGCTGGCCTCGCCGCCCCAGGTGCAGTTCGAGTCCGCGCTGGCCTTGGGCGATGTCTGGGTGCTGCACCAGCTCTGGCACGAGTTGGGCTTTGATCGGCTGCACGCGGTGTTCCGCCGTGCGCGCTACACCACCCCGGTGGAACAGGCCATCCGCGTGATGGTGTTCAACCGGCTTTGTGATGCCGATTCCAAGCTCGGTGCGCTGCGCTGGTTGCAGACAGTGGCGATGCCCGATGTCGATCCCAGGTCGATCACCCACCAGCACCTGCTGCGCAGCATGGACGCGCTGATGGATCACCAGGCCAGCGTGGACGATTGCGTGGCGCAGTTGCTGCGCCCGCTCATCGACGAGCAGTTGTCGGTGGTGTTCTATGACCTGACGACCATCCGGGTCGAGGGGCTGAGCCAGCAACGCGATGACGTGCGCAAGTTCGGCATGTCCAAGGAAGGTGTCGTTGCCCGGCAGTTCCTGCTGGGCGTGGTGCAGACGGCCGATGGCCTGCCGATCTACCACGAGGTGTTCGACGGCAACGCCAGCGAGGGCCCCACGCTCAAGCCCACACTGGAGCGCGTGCTGCAGCGCTACCCGCATGTGAAGCGCCTGGTGGTGGTGGCCGATCGGGGGCTGCTGTCGCTGGACAACCTGCAGATGCTCAGCGAGCTGAAGCTGCCGGGCGATCGGGCACTGGAGTTCATCCTGGCCGTGCCCGGGCGCCGGCATGGGGACTTCGTCGAACTGCTGGCGCCACTGCAGGCCAGGGCTGAAGGCTCAGCCGCCGAGGTGATCGACGAGCTGAGCTGGCAAGGCCATCGCCTGGTGGTGGCGCACAACGCGCAGCAGGCCGCCGATCTCACCCAGCGCCGACGTGATCGCATCACGGCGTTGCAGGTGCGCGCCCAGGCACTGACCGGCAAGCTCGACGAACAGGACGCCGGCCAGAGCCAGCGCGGGCGCAAGCTGTCTGACAGCGGCGCCAAGGCGCGCTTCTTCCACGAGGTGTGCGAGGCGCACTTGGCCAACATCATCCGGGTGGACCTGAAGTCCGAGCTGTTCACCTACGACATCGACCACGTCGCCCAGGCGCGCGCAGAGGCGATGGACGGCAAGCTGCTGCTGGTGAGCAACGTGCATGACCTGAGCGCCCAGCAGATCGTGGCGCGCTACAAGAGCCTGGCTGACATCGAGCGTGGCTTCCATGTGCTGAAGTCCGAGATCGAGATTGCGCCGGTGTTCCACCGGCTGCCCGAGCGCATCCGCGCGCACGCCAGCATCTGCTTCATGGCGCTGGTGCTGCACCGGGTGATGCGCCAGCGCTTGAGGCTGGCCGGCAGCCCCCTGTCGCCCGAGGCCGCGCTGCAGCAGCTGCGCCGCGTCCAGCGTCACCAAGTGCGCATCGACGGCGCCGAGCCCATCGCCGGCATCTCCACCATCCACCAGGACCAGGCTGACACCCTGGATGCACTCAAGATCAAGAAACCCAGCCTCGACGCCCAAATGTCCCTGCTGTAG
- the tnpB gene encoding IS66 family insertion sequence element accessory protein TnpB (TnpB, as the term is used for proteins encoded by IS66 family insertion elements, is considered an accessory protein, since TnpC, encoded by a neighboring gene, is a DDE family transposase.): MLRIDALWLCAQPVDMRAGAERLLAAVVTTLGEARAHHGYLFANARATRVKLLVHDGFGIWCAARRVRIHPLPRTSRGKWSQRGRSRVRVNPREPLAEAAGWGEAPC, translated from the coding sequence ATGCTGCGCATCGACGCACTGTGGCTGTGCGCGCAGCCGGTGGACATGCGCGCGGGCGCCGAGCGCTTGCTGGCCGCGGTGGTCACCACGCTGGGCGAGGCCCGAGCGCACCACGGCTACCTGTTCGCCAACGCACGGGCCACGCGGGTCAAGCTGCTGGTGCACGATGGCTTCGGCATCTGGTGCGCGGCCAGACGGGTACGTATTCACCCCCTCCCCAGAACGTCCAGAGGAAAGTGGAGCCAGCGAGGACGCAGCCGCGTGAGAGTCAACCCGAGGGAGCCGCTTGCAGAGGCAGCAGGCTGGGGTGAGGCGCCTTGTTGA
- a CDS encoding IS66 family transposase, translating to MSNFGAQRPGAAGRIGARLLALGYVLFRWREQGRSAAQFEALQRRVRAALDRGAAQTGCRRTQATCQNLLKLWPALWGFVNHPQVPPTNNDAERSIRSIVLKRKISGPTRSRRGDEFIARGFSVVETCRRQGRDLIDYMHQAVLAWINKAPHPSLLPLQAAPSG from the coding sequence GTGTCGAACTTCGGGGCGCAGCGCCCAGGCGCGGCCGGGCGCATCGGTGCGAGGCTGCTGGCACTGGGTTATGTGCTGTTTCGCTGGCGCGAGCAGGGCCGCAGCGCCGCGCAGTTCGAAGCCTTGCAGCGCCGCGTCCGGGCGGCATTGGACCGGGGCGCGGCACAGACCGGTTGCCGGCGCACGCAGGCCACCTGTCAGAACCTGCTCAAGCTCTGGCCGGCGTTGTGGGGCTTCGTGAACCACCCTCAGGTGCCGCCCACCAACAATGACGCCGAGCGCTCGATCCGCTCCATCGTGCTCAAGCGCAAGATCTCCGGGCCCACGCGATCACGGCGTGGCGACGAGTTCATCGCCCGGGGTTTCAGCGTAGTGGAGACTTGCCGACGGCAGGGCCGCGACTTGATCGACTACATGCATCAGGCCGTGCTCGCCTGGATCAACAAGGCGCCTCACCCCAGCCTGCTGCCTCTGCAAGCGGCTCCCTCGGGTTGA